One Pieris napi chromosome 13, ilPieNapi1.2, whole genome shotgun sequence genomic window carries:
- the LOC125055318 gene encoding putative nuclease HARBI1 — protein MENIERVLTSIENIETLGTAADMNPRMPKLYVRNEYNQNPFELYSENEFKRRYRFFKHTVLNVILPLIITNLQPFNNRGLPILPQLQILIALRFYATGCFQMVCGDLNSISQSSVCLIVNKVSAELSKLLPRFVNFPRNMTTVKRKFEELGKSNTHHGLNNIIGAIDCTHIKINRPRGITHSEAYRNRKGYFSVNVQAIIGPDLEIFDIVTRWPGSSHDSRIFRNSQAYARLVNGELEGVLVGDSGYPALNFMLTPLLNPQTRADNNYNYSQLRTRNIVERFFGVWKKKFPCLQRGLRSKLTNTSNIIIACAVLHNIGIQRGDVYDDGDLTDQTPEVEQHRNNERSTTGLAFRQSVIAQFN, from the exons ATGGAGAATATAGAGAGAGTTCTAACTTCAATAGAAAACATTGAAACGTTAGGAACTGCAGCCGATATGAATCCCCGTATGCCTAAGCTATATGTTCGGAACGAATACAACCAAAATCCTTTCGAGCTGTACAGTgagaatgaatttaaaagaaggtaccgtttttttaaacacacggTACTAAATGTGATCCTGCCACTGATAATTACAAACTTACAACCTTTTAATAACAGAGGATTGCCAATTCTACCGCAATTGCAAATACTTATTGCATTAAGGTTTTATGCAACTGGATGTTTTCAG ATGGTGTGTGGTGATTTGAACAGCATAAGCCAATCTTCAGTGtgcttaattgtaaataaagtttccgcagagttgagtaaattacttcctagatttgtgaattttccaagaaatatgaCCACAGTCAAAAGGAAGTTTGAAGAATTAGGAAAATCTAATACGCACCATGgcctaaataatataatcggaGCTATTGACTGTAcccacattaaaattaatagacccAGAGGTATCACCCACTCTGAAGCATACAGGAATAGAAAAGggtatttttctgtaaatgtgcAAGCTATAATAGGGCCCGATCtcgaaatatttgatatagtgACTAGGTGGCCTGGAAGTTCACACGACAGCAGGATATTTAGAAACAGCCAGGCGTATGCAAGACTGGTAAATGGTGAACTAGAAGGAGTTTTAGTAGGTGACAGCGGCTATCCAGCACTGAACTTCATGTTAACACCACTTTTGAATCCACAAACAAGagctgacaataattataattattctcaatTGAGAACTAGGAATATTGTTGAAAGGTTTTTCGGAGTGTGGAAAAAGAAATTTCCATGTTTGCAGAGAGGACTACGatcaaaattgacaaatacCAGCAACATAATTATAGCTTGTGctgtattacataatataggtatacagaGAGGGGATGTTTATGACGATGGTGATCTTACTGATCAAACACCAGAAGTCGAACAACACAGAAACAATGAAAGATCTACTACAGGTCTAGCATTCCGGCAATCTGTGATTGCACAATTTAACTAG
- the LOC125055319 gene encoding uncharacterized protein LOC125055319: MWQNMKAKARDAKTLEAQRKRTGGGPAPPEMGPMDTQVIAVMPQIMPSIDVPIDCDTLTTVEAGTGYDNDGESWRPKRARVSSIEATLESVIQPGTSQDWTDEAGLTETSVEVTTKSEPSQLSATPSAIRKNKTSFEDIKKKLLWQELDNNKKKFEIEVEHMKLKNQLEIEFLQHKYKLELEILQFKKESENK; this comes from the exons atgTGGCAAAATATGAAGGCAAAAGCTAGGGATGCCAAAACCCTTGAAGCCCAAAGGAAGAGGACAGGAGGAGGACCAGCACCGCCTGAAATGGGGCCAATGGACACTCAAGTGATTGCAGTCATGCCACAAATAATGCCATCAATAGATGTGCCAATAGACTGTGACACATTAACTACAGTAGAAG CTGGTACTGGTTATGACAACGACGGTGAAAGCTGGAGACCAAAGAGGGCAAGAGTGTCCAGTATAGAGGCCACACTTGAATCTGTAATTCAGCCGGGAACAAGCCAGGACTGGACTGATGAAGCTGGGTTAACGGAAACCAGTGTTGAGGTCACCACTAAAAGTGAACCCTCTCAGCTATCAGCTACACCATCAGCgatcagaaaaaataaaacttcatttgaggatattaaaaaaaaattgctgtgGCAAGAGTTagacaacaacaaaaaaaaatttgagataGAAGTGGAACACATGAAACTAAAAAATCAGTTAGAAATCGAATTTCttcaacataaatataaattagaactagaaattttacagtttaaaaaagaatctgaaaataaatga